Sequence from the Schistocerca americana isolate TAMUIC-IGC-003095 chromosome 11, iqSchAmer2.1, whole genome shotgun sequence genome:
tttgtgtttttcccatatttgtgtttttcccatttttgtgtttttcccatatttatgtttttcccatatttgtgttttttcccatatttgtgttttttcccatatttgtgttttttcccatatttgcgtttttcccatatttgcgtttttcccatatttgcgtttttcccatatttgcgtttttcccatatttgcgttttaaccatatttgcgttttaaccatatttgcgttttaaccatatttgcgtttttaccatatttgcgtttttaccatattttcgtttgtcccatatttacgtttgtcccatatttacgcttgtcccatatttgcgtttttcccatatttgcgtttttcccatatttgcgtttttcccatatttgagttttacccatatttgagttttacccatatttgagttattcccatatttgcgtttttcccatacttgcgtttttcccatacttgcgtttttccgataCTTGCATTGTTCCGAtacttgcatttttcccatacttgcgtttttcccatacttgcgtttttcccatatttgcgtttttcccatatttgcgttttccccatattttagtttttcccatatttgagtttttcccatatttgcgtttctctcatatttgcgtttttcccatatttgcttttttcctatatttccgtttttcccatacttacgtttgtcccatatttacgtttgtcccatatttacgtttgtcccatatttacgtttgtcccatatttgcgtttgccccatatttgcgtgtttcccatatttgcgtttttcccatatttgcgtttttcccatatttgcgtttaacctgtatttgcgtttttcccgtatttgcgtttttcccatatttgcgtttttcccgtatttgccgtAATTTCGTTTTTCCCGTATTTACAACATTCCCGTGTTtccgtttttcctgtatttgcgtttttcacgtatttgcatttttcccatatttgcttttttcccgtatttgcgtttttcccatatttgtgcttttcccatatttctgcttttcccatatttcccctttcccatatttgcgtttttcccatatttgcgtttttcccatatttgcgtttttcccatatttgcctttttcaaatatttacgttttttccattactcataaactaatgctaccaaccgattccttcttttactcaaattgtacccccaaatttttcttctcccatatttactttggTCCCATATTATGTTTGTCCCATAttatgtttgtcccatatttacatttgtcccatttatacgtttgtcccatatttacatttgtcccatatttgcgttttccccatatttgagttttccccatatttgagttttccccatatttgagtttttcccatatttgagtattacccgtatttgcgttttacccatatttgcgtttttcccatatttgcgtttttcccatatttgcgtttttcccatacttgcgtttttcccatatttgcgtttttcccatatttgcgtttgtgccatatttgcgtttgcccatatttgcgtttttcccatatttgagtttttcccatatttgagtttttcccatatttcagtttttcccctatttgcgtttttcccatatttgcgtttttcccatatttgcttttttcccatatttgcgtttttcacatatttgcgtttttcacatattagagtttttcccatacttgcgtttttcccatatttgcgtttttcccatacttgcgcttttcccatacttgcacttttcccatacttgcgcttttcccatacctgcgattttcccatatttgcgtttttcccatatttgcgtttttcccatatttgcgtttttcccatatttgcgtttttcccatatttgcgtttttcccatatttgcgtttttcccacgtttgcgtttttacCACGTTTGCGTTTTTACCATGTTTGCGTTagtcccatatctgcatttttcccacatttgcgttttttcccacatttgcgttttttcccacatttgcgttttttcccacatttgcgttttttcccagatttgcgttttttcccagatttgtgttttttcccagatttgcgttttttcccagatttgcgtttttcccagatttgcgtttttcccagatttgcgtttttcccagatttgcgtttttcccagatttgcgtttttcccagatttgcgtttttcccagatttgcgtttttcccagatttgagtttttcccatatttgcgtttttcccatatttgcgtttttcccgtatttgcaacattcccgtatttgcaacattcccgtatttgcaacattcccatatttgcaacattcccgtgtttgcgtttttcctgtatttgcgtttttcctgtatttgcgtttttcctgtatttgcgtttttcccgtattttcgtttttcccatatttgcgttctttccatatttgcgttttttccatatttgcgttttttccatatttgcgttttttccatatttgcgtttttcaaatatttacgtTTTTCACATTACTCATAAActcatgctaccaaccgattccttcttttactcaaattgggccccaaatttttcttctcccatatttacttttgtcccatatttacgtttgtcccatatttatgtttgtcccatatttacgtttgtcccaaatttacgtttgtcccatatttacgtttgtctcatatttacgtttgtcccatatttgcgtttgtcgcatatttgggtttgtcccatatttgcgtttgttccatatttgcgtttttcccatatttgcgttattcccatatttgcgtttttcccatatttgcgttattcccatatttgtgtttttcccatatttgcgtttttcccatacttgcatttttcccatacttgcgtttttcccatatttgcgtttttccgatatttacgtttttcccatatttgtgtttttcccatatttgcgtttttcccatatttgcgtttttcccatatttgcgtttttcccatatttgcgtttttcccgtttttgcgtttatcccgtatttgcgtttatcccgtatttgcgtttttcccgtatttgcaacattcccgtgtttgcgtttttcccgtgtttgcgttttttccgtatttgcgtttttccccttatttgcgttttaccccatatttgtgtttttccccatatctgcgtttttccccatatttgcgtttttccccatatttgcgtttttgccatatctgcgtttttccccatatttgcgtttttcccatatttgcggttttcccatatttgcgtttttcccgtatttgcgtttttcccgtatttgcgtttttcccgtatttgcgtttttcccgtatttgcgttttccccgtatttgcgtttttgccgTATTTGGAACATTCCTGTGtttgcttttttcccatttttgcgtttttcccttatttgtgtttttcccatatttgcgtttttcccttatttgcgtttttcccatatctgcgtttttcccgtatttgcgtttttcccgtatttgcaacaTTCCCGTGTTTGCGTTTATCCCCATATTAGCATttatccccatatttgcgttttacaccatatttgcgttttttcccatatttgcgtgtttccccatatttgcatctttcccatatctgcgtttttaccatatttgcatttttaccatatttgcgtttttcccatatttgcgtttttcaaatatttacgtttttcccattactcataaactaatgctaccaaccgattccttcttttaaccAAATTgtacctccaaatttttcttctcccatatttacttttgtcccaactttacgtttgtcccatatttacgtttgtcccatatttacgtttgtaccatatttacgtttgtcccatatttacgtttgtcccatatttacgtttgtcccatatttgcgtttttcccatatttgagtttttcccatatttgcgttattcccatatttgcgttattcccatatttgcgttattcccatacttgcgtttttcccatacttgcgtttttcccatacttgcgtttttccgatacctgcatttttcccatacttgcgtttttcccatatttgcgtttttcccatatttgcgtttttcccatatttgcgtttttcccatatttgcgtttttcccatatttgagtttttcccatatttgcgtttctcccatatttgcgtttttcccatatatgcgtttttcccatatttgcttttttcctatatttccgtttttcccatatttgcgtttttcccatatttgcgtttttcccatatttgcgtttttcccatatttgcgtttttcccatattttctttattcccatattttagtttttcccatatttgcttttttcccatattttcgtttttcccatatttgcttttttcccatatttgcgtttttcccatatttgtgtttttcccatatttgcgtttttcccatatctgcgtttttcccatattagagtctttcccatatttgcgtttctcccatatttgcgtttctcccatatttgcgtttttcccatatttgcgtttttcccatatttgcttttttcccatatttgcgttattcccatatttgcgttttccccatatttgcgttttccccatatttgcgttttccccatatttgcgttttccccatatttgcgtttttcccatatttgcgtttttcccgtatttgcgtttttgccgtaattgcgtttttcccgtatttgcaacattcccgtgtttccgtttttcctgtatttgcgtttttcccgtatttgcgtttttcccatatttttgtttttcccatatttgtgtttttcccatatttgtgtttttaccatatttgtgtttttaccatatttgtgtttttaccatatttgtgtttttaccatatttgcgtttttactatatttgcgtttttcccatatttgcgtttttcccatatttgcgtttttcccatatttgcgtttttcccatatttgcgttattcccatatttgcgttattcccatatttgtgttattcccatacttgcgtttttcccatacttgcgttttttgcatacttgcgtttttccaatacctgcatttttcccatacttgcgtttttcccatatttgcgtttttcccatatttgcgtttttcccatatttgcgtttttcccatatttgagtttttcccatatttgcgtttctcccatatttgcgtttttcccatatttgcttttttcccatatttgcttttttcccatatttgcttttttcccatatttgcgtttttcacatatttgcatttttcacatatttgcgtttttcacatatttgcgtttttcacatacttgcgtttttcccatatttgcgattttcccatatttgcgcttttcccatacttgcgcttttcccatacttgcgcttttcccatacttgcgcttttcccatacttgcgcttttcccatacttgcgcttttcccatacctgcgattttcgcatatttgcgtttttcccatatttgcgtttttcccatatttgcgtttttcccatatttgcgtttttcccatatttgcgttttcccatatttgcgtttttcccatatttgcgtttttcccatatttgcgtttttcccatatttgcgtttttcccatattttcgtttttcccatatttgcgtttttcccatatttgcgtttttcccatatttgcgtttttcccatatttgcgtttttcccatatttgcgtttttcccatatttgcgtttttcccatatttgcgtttttcccatatttgcgtttttgccatatttgcgtttttgccatatttgcgtttttcccatatttgcgtttttcccatatttgcgtatttcccatatttgcgtttttgccatatttgcgttttccccatatttgcgtttttcccatatttgcgtttttcccgtaattgcgtttttcccgtatttgcaacattcccgtgtttccgtttttcccgtatttgcgtttttcccatatttgtgtttttcccatatttgtgtttttaccatatttgcgtttttaccatacttgtgtttttaccatatttgcgttttttcccatatttgcgtttttccccatatttgcatctttcccatatttgcgtttttcccatatttgcgtttttcccatatttgcgtttttcccaaatttgcatttttcccatatttgcgtttttcccatttttgcgtttttcccatatttgcgtgtttcccatatttgcgttaatacaatatttgcgtttttcccattattgcgtttgtcccatatttgcgtttgtcccatatttgcgtttgtcccatatttgcgtttgtcccatatttgcgtttgtcccatatttgcgtttgtcccatatttgcgtttttcccatatttgcgtttttcccatatatgcttttttcccatatttgcgtttttcccatatttgcgtttttcccatatttgcgtttatcccatatttgcgtttatcccatatttgcgtttttcccgtatttgcgtttttcccgtatttgcaacattcccgtgtttccgtttttcctgtatttgcgtttttcccgtatttgcgtttttcccgtatttgcgtttttcccatagtggcttctttcccatatttgtgtttttcccatatttgtgtttttcccatatttgtgttttcaccatatttgtgtttttaccatatttgcgtttttaccatattggcgtttttaccatatttgcgtttttaccatatttgcgtttttcccatatttgcgtttttaccatatttgcgtttttaccatatttgcgtttttaccatatttgcgtttttcccatatttgcgtttttcaaatatttacgtttctcccattactcataaaccagtgctaccaaccgattccttcattTACTCATATTgtacctccaaatttttcttctcccatatttacttttgtcccatatttacgtttgtcccatatttacgtttgtcccatatttacgtttgtaccatatttacgtttgtaccatatttacgtttgtcccatatttacgtttgtcccaaatttacgtttgtcccatatttacgtttgtcccatatttacgtttgtcccatatttacgtttgtcccatatttgcgtttttcccatatttgcgtttttcccatatttgcgtttttcccatatttgagttttacccatatttgagttattcccatatttgcgtttttcccatattttcgtttccccatttttgagtttttcccatatttgcgtttctcccatatttgcgtttttcccatatttgcttttttcctataattccgtttttcccatatttacgtttgtcccatatttacgtttatcccatatttacgtttgtcccatattttcgtttgtcccatatttgcgtgtttcccatatttgcgtttttcccgtatttgcgtttatcccgtatttgcgtttttcccatatttgcttttttcccatatttgcgtttttcccatatttgcgtttttcccatatttgagtttttcccatatttgcgtttttcccgtatttgcgtttttcccatatttgcgtttttcccatatttgcgtgtttcccatatttgcgtgtatcccatatttgcgttattaccatatttgcgtttttcccatatttgcgttcttcccatatttgcgtttttcccatatttgcgtttttcccatatgtgcgtttttcccatatttgcgtttttcccatttttgcgtttctcccattaTTGCGTTTCTCCCATTATTGCGTTTCTCCCAttattgcgtttctcccatatttgcgtttttcccatgtttgcgtttttcccatgtttgcgtttttcccatgtttgcgtttttcccacatttgcgttttccccatatttgcgttttccccatatttgcgttttccccgaatttgcgtttttcccgtatttgcgtttttcccatatttgcgtttttcccatatttgagttattcccatatttgtgtttttcccatatttgtgtttttcccatatttgcgtttttcccatacttgcgtttttcccatatttgcgtttttccgatatttgcgtttttcccatatttgcgtttttcacatatttgcgtttttcccatatttgcgtttttcccatatttgcgtttttcccatatttgcgtttttcccatatttgcgtttttcccatatttgcagttatcccatatttgcgtttatcccatatttgcgtttttcccgtatttgcaacattcccgtgtttgcgtttttcccgtgtttgcgttttttccgtatttgcgtttttccccatatttgcgtttttccccatatttgcgtttttccccatatttgcgtttttccccatatttgcgtttttccccatatttgcgtttttccccatattagcgtttttccccatatttgcgtttttccccatatttgcgtttttcccatatttgcgtttttcccatatttgcgtttttcaaatatttacgttttttccattactcataaactaatgctaccaaccgattcctccttATACTCAAATTGtacccccaaatttttcttctcccatatttacttttgtcccatttttacttttgtcccatattatGTTTGTCCCATATTATGTTTGTCCCATAttatgtttgtcccatatttacgattgtcccatttatacgtttgtcccatatttacatttgtcccatattggcgtttgtcccatatttgagttttccccatatttgagttttccccatatttgagtttttcccatatttgagttttacccatatttgcgttttacccatatttgcgtttttcccatatttgcgtttttcccatatttgcgtttttcccatacttgcgtttttcccatacttgcgtttgtcccatatttgcgtttgtcccatatttgcgtttgttccatatttgcgtttgtcccatatatgcgtttgtcccatatttgcgtttttcccatatttcagtttttcccatatttgagtttttcccctatttgcggttttcccatatttgcgtttttcccatatttgcgtttttcccatatttgcttttttcccatatttgcttttttcccatatttgcttttttcccatatttgcgtttttcacatatttgcatttttcacatatttgcgtttttcacatatttgcgtttttcacatacttgcgtttttcccatatttgcgattttcccatatttgcgcttttcccatacttgcgcttttcccatacttgcgcttttcccatacttgcgcttttcccatacttgcgcttttcccatacttgcgcttttcccatacctgcgattttcgcatatttgcgtttttcccatatttgcgtttttcccatatttgcgtttttcccatatttgcgtttttcccatatttgcgttttcccatatttgcgtttttcccatatttgcgtttttcccatatttgcgtttttcccatatttgcgtttttcccatgtttgcgtttttcccatatttgcgtttttcccatatttgcgtttttcccatatttgcgtttttcccacatttgcgttttttccatatttgcatttgtcccctatctgcatttttcccacatttgcgttttttcccagatttgcgttttttcccagatttgcgtttttcccagatttgcgtttttcccagatttgcgtttctcccatatttgcgtttttcctgtatttgcgtttttcccgtatttgcgtttttcccgtatttgcaacattcccgtatttgcaacattcccgtatttgcaacattcccgtatttgcaacattcccgtgtttgcgtttttcccgtatttgcgtttttccagtatttgcgtttttcccgtatttgcgtttttcccgtatttgcaacattcccgtgtttgcgttttttccgtatttgcgtttttccccatacttgcgttttacaccatatttgtgtttttcccatatttgcgttttttccatatttgcatttatcccatatttgcgtttatcccatatttgcgtttttcccgtatttgcgtttttcccgtatttgcaacattcccgtgtttgcgttttttccgtatttgcgtttttccccatatttgcgttttacaccatatttgtgtttttcccatatttgcgtttttccccatatttgcgtttttccccatatttgcgtttttccccatatttgcgtttttcccatatttgcgatcttcccatatttgcgttcttcccatatttgcgttcttcccatatttgcgtttttcccatatttgcggttttcccatatttgcgtttttcccatatttgcgtttttcccatatttgcttttttcccatatttgcttttttcccatatttgcttttttcccatatttgcttttttcccatatttgcgtttttcacatatttgcgtttttcacatatttgcgtttttcacatatctgcgtttttcacatatttgcgttgttcccatatttgcgcttttcccatacttgcacttttcccatacttgcgcttttcccatacttgcgcttttcccatacttgcgcttttcccatacttgcgcttttcccatacttgcgcttttcccatatttgcgcttttcccatatttgcgtttttcccatatttgcgtttttcccatatttgcgtttttcccatatttgcgtttttcccatatttgcgttttcccatatttgcgtttttctcatatttgcgtttttcccatatttgcgtttttcccatgtttgcgtttttcccatatttgcgtttttcccatatttgcgtttttcccatatttgcgtttttcccacatttgcgtttttcccatatttgcgtttgtcccatatctgcatttttcccacatttgcgttttttcccacatttgcgttttttcccagatttgcgttttttcccagatttgcgttttacccagatttgcgtttttcccagatttgcgtttctcccatatttgcgtttttcctgtatttgcgtttttcccgcatttgcgtttttcccgtagttGCAACATTCCCGTATTTGCAACATTCCCGTATTTGCAACATTCTCGTATTTGCAATATTCCCGTATTTGCAAcattcccgtgtttgcgtttttcccgtatttgcgtttttcccgtatttgcgtttttcccgtatttacgtttttcccgtatttgcgtttttcccgtatttgcgtttttcccatatttgcgttttttccatatttgcgtttttcccatatttgcgtttttcccatatttgcgttttttccatatttgcgttttttccatatttgggttttttccatatttgcgtttttcaaatatttacgtTTTTCACATTACTCATAAActcatgctaccaaccgattccttcttttactcaaattgatccccaaatttttcttctcccatatttacttttgtcccatatttacgtttgtcccatatttatgtttgtcccatatttatgtttgtcccatatttacgtttgtcccatatttacgtttgtcccatatttacgtttgtcccatatttacgtttgtcccatatttatgtttgtctcatatttacgtttgtcccatatttgcgttattcccatatttgcgttattcccatatttgcgtttttcccatatttgcgtttttcccatatttgcgtttttcccatatttgcatttatcccatatttgcgtttatcccgtatttgcgtttttcccgtatttgcaacattcccatgtttgcgtttttcccgagTTTGCgtttttccgtatttgcgtttttccccatatttgcgctttaccccatatttgtatttttcccatatttgcgtttttccccatatttgcgtttttcccatatttgcgtttttcccatatttgcgtttttcccatatttgcgttttgcccgtatttgcgttttccccgtattcgcgtttttcccgtatttggaaCATTCCCGTGtttgcttttttcccatttttgcgtttttcccgtatttgtgtttttcccatatttgcgtttttcccatatttgcgtttt
This genomic interval carries:
- the LOC124553460 gene encoding polygalacturonase 1 beta-like protein 2, which encodes MGKTQIWEKQKYGKNANTGKTQIQEKRKHGNVANTGKTQLRQKRKYGKNANMGKTQIWGKRKYGENANMGKTQIWGKRKYGNNANMGKKQIWEKRKYGKNANMGETQIWEKRKYGKDSNMGKTQIWEKRKYGKNTNMGKTQIWEKSKYGKNENMGKKQIWEKLKYGNKENMGKTQIWEKRKYGKNANMGKTQIWEKRKYRKKANMGKTHIWEKRKYGRNANMGKTQIWEKRKYGKNANMGKTQIWEKRKYGKNASMGKMQVSEKRKYGKNASMGKTQVWE